A region from the Lentisphaera profundi genome encodes:
- the rlmF gene encoding 23S rRNA (adenine(1618)-N(6))-methyltransferase RlmF, with translation MSKPHQSKKSPTKASSKGLHPRNRHDQYYDFPELIKSFPPLESHVKTNTHGNLSIEFADPLAVKALNSSLLKSFYDISDWDIPEGALCPPIPGRADYIHYVADLLGLGKSNAKTANNPSKISLLDIGTGANGIYPLLACQIYDWQCVGSDINLQSLENVASILAKNPKLKDRFTLRRQKDKNHIFDGIIQPGELFDVSVCNPPFHASQEEANKANQRKLNNLARNRGEQITAKNETKQKSVPTSPKLNFGGLDAELWCKGGELMFLKKLIKESQVFSNQCRWFTTLVSKVDNLKPAKKLIRRLGAIDIRELEMKQGNKITRILAWIFS, from the coding sequence TTGAGCAAACCCCATCAAAGTAAAAAGAGCCCCACTAAAGCAAGTAGCAAAGGCCTACATCCTAGGAACCGACATGACCAATATTACGATTTTCCTGAGCTCATAAAAAGTTTTCCTCCATTAGAGTCACATGTAAAAACAAATACTCACGGCAATCTTTCCATAGAATTTGCCGATCCATTGGCCGTAAAAGCACTCAATAGCTCGCTTTTGAAAAGCTTCTATGATATAAGCGATTGGGATATTCCAGAAGGAGCTCTTTGTCCGCCCATCCCAGGTAGAGCCGACTACATTCATTACGTTGCGGATTTACTGGGACTCGGTAAGTCAAATGCTAAAACAGCTAATAATCCCTCCAAAATCAGCTTGCTCGATATCGGAACGGGGGCAAATGGTATATACCCACTATTGGCATGTCAAATTTATGATTGGCAATGTGTTGGCAGTGATATTAATCTTCAGTCTCTTGAGAATGTGGCCTCAATTCTTGCGAAGAATCCCAAGCTAAAAGATCGCTTTACATTACGTAGACAAAAAGATAAGAATCATATTTTTGATGGTATTATTCAGCCCGGAGAATTATTTGATGTCAGTGTATGTAATCCCCCTTTTCATGCATCGCAAGAGGAAGCCAACAAAGCTAATCAGCGCAAGCTCAATAACCTTGCTCGTAATCGCGGTGAGCAGATTACCGCTAAAAATGAAACCAAGCAAAAATCAGTACCTACATCTCCCAAGCTGAATTTCGGTGGTCTTGATGCCGAACTTTGGTGCAAGGGTGGTGAATTAATGTTCCTGAAAAAATTAATCAAAGAAAGTCAAGTTTTTTCAAATCAATGCCGGTGGTTTACTACGCTCGTTTCGAAAGTGGATAACCTTAAGCCTGCAAAAAAATTGATCCGCAGACTTGGTGCCATTGATATACGAGAATTAGAAATGAAGCAGGGCAACAAAATCACCCGAATATTAGCGTGGATATTCAGCTAA